The following DNA comes from Anopheles arabiensis isolate DONGOLA chromosome 3, AaraD3, whole genome shotgun sequence.
TAAAGTGAATGGCGCATGGGCTAAATAATTCGCATTTGGAAAATCATACGATTAGCGATATACCACTTAAGCGATAAAAAAGGAATATCTTATCAAAACCCTCCCCTGCGAGTTCAGCTTTGGGAATACTGTACTACAGGAGCATAAAGGCTTTCTGGCGCGATAAGATTAACACCATGTATGCACATTACTTTCCTTCTAGATCATTTCTCACGGTTTGATTAACGGACAGTGTGAGAGCTCGTGGGAAAATCATAACTTTCTGTGGGCTACGCATATAAAAATGAGCGACCATTTTGGGGAGCCTTTCAGTAGCTGGGAATTCGCCCAAAATGAAGGTATTCGCGATATTCAGCATTTGCTTGGCAATCGGTAGGTAATTCCCAAAGTTTTGCACTTCTTATACTAATGTCGAGTACTTATCTGCTTTAGCCGCTGCCCTGCCTCTCAATGAAGAGGTTGGTCCGGAGCATATTCCTGAGCCTTACGGTGAGGATGGCTCGGAACTAATTCCGGAGCCCTACGGAGAGGATGGTGCGGAGCTTGTCCCAGAGCCCTACGGCGAAGACGGCCCCGAGCATATTCCTGAACCCTACGGAGAGGATGGCTCGGAACTAATTCCGGAGCCGTACGGAGAGGACGGTTCTGAGCTTATCCCAGAGCCCTACGGCGAAGATGGCCCAGAACATATTCCCGAACCTTATGGAGAAGACGGTTCTGAGCTTATCCCAGAGCCCTACGGCGAAGATGGCCCAGAGCATATTCCCGAACCTTATGGAGAGGACGGTTCTGAGCTTATCCCAGAGCCCTACGGCGAAGATGGTTCTGAGCTTATCCCAGAGCCCTATGGCGAAGATGGTTCCGAGCTTATTCCTGAACCCTATGGCGAAGATGGTTCCGAGCTTATTCCTGAGCCATACAAGAAGGCTGCCCTTGAGGAGCAGGGTTACGAGTCGAACTGGCAGCTTGTCCCCGACGGTGATGGTCGTCTTCATCTGGTGAACACCGATCCCTTCAACCTGGGCAGCCAGGATGAGCCGGCTCCGCTGTTCAACGCTGATACCGATGTTATCTTCACGCTTTTCACGCGTAACAACCGCAACAGTGGACATCGCATCACTCCCGGAAATGCTGGCACCCTTGGACCGCACTGGAACGGTGGTCGTCAGACGCGCTTCGTCATCCACGGCTGGAACAACAACGGAGGATCGGAAGTGAACGTTCTCATTCGCAACGCCTACCTGGATCGTGCCGACATCAACGTGATCATCGTTGACTGGGGTGTGGGTGCTCAGAACCCGAACTACGTCACGTCCCGCAATCACATCAACGCAGTCGGTCTTACCGTGGCTCGATTCATCGATTTCTTGAACCAGAGCGGAGGCTTGGCGTTCAACAACGTGTACGTCACTGGACACAGCTTGGGAGGACACACGGCCGGTATTGTTGGCAAGCGTGTGACCCGCGGCCGTCTGAACACGGTTGTTGCCTTGGATCCTGCCCTGCCGCTATTCTCCATCAACGACCCTGCTAACCGTGTGGCGCCGGGAGATGCCAACTACGTCGAGGTCATCCACACAAACGGAGGACTGCTGGGCTTCGATCTGCCGATTGGTCTGGCTGATTTCTACCCGAACGGAGGCCGTAGCCAGCCGGGATGTGGAGTAGATTTGGCGGGTACCTGTGCTCACGGACGTGCCTTCCAGTTCTTCGCCGAGTCGGTCCGTACGGCTCAGAGCGGATTTAACTCCATCCGTTGCGGTAACTACGATCAGATCTTGAACAACAACTGCGTGTCGTCGGGCGCTAACGCTCGCATGGGTGGTGAGCCGTCCAACATTGGCCGTGGTGTGAAT
Coding sequences within:
- the LOC120903394 gene encoding pancreatic lipase-related protein 2-like produces the protein MKVFAIFSICLAIAAALPLNEEVGPEHIPEPYGEDGSELIPEPYGEDGAELVPEPYGEDGPEHIPEPYGEDGSELIPEPYGEDGSELIPEPYGEDGPEHIPEPYGEDGSELIPEPYGEDGPEHIPEPYGEDGSELIPEPYGEDGSELIPEPYGEDGSELIPEPYGEDGSELIPEPYKKAALEEQGYESNWQLVPDGDGRLHLVNTDPFNLGSQDEPAPLFNADTDVIFTLFTRNNRNSGHRITPGNAGTLGPHWNGGRQTRFVIHGWNNNGGSEVNVLIRNAYLDRADINVIIVDWGVGAQNPNYVTSRNHINAVGLTVARFIDFLNQSGGLAFNNVYVTGHSLGGHTAGIVGKRVTRGRLNTVVALDPALPLFSINDPANRVAPGDANYVEVIHTNGGLLGFDLPIGLADFYPNGGRSQPGCGVDLAGTCAHGRAFQFFAESVRTAQSGFNSIRCGNYDQILNNNCVSSGANARMGGEPSNIGRGVNGVFFLTTNANSPFARG